Proteins from a single region of Streptomyces sp. HUAS 15-9:
- a CDS encoding glycoside hydrolase family 13 protein, whose translation MSGTAPWWRSAVIYQVYIRSFADGNGDGVGDIAGLRSRLPYLKSLGIDAIWINPWYKSPMADHGYDVADYREIDPLFGTLAEAEQLIEEAHRHGIRVIPDIVPNHTSDRHAWFRAALTAGPGSPERERYVFRPGRGPGGAEPPNDWVSCFGGPAWTRLPDGDWYLHLFAPEQPDLNWEHPEVRAEFESVLRFWFSRGVDGFRIDVAHGLVKDPELSDLPPRQEQARPGPPVSREPAREQARQHVDHPHWDRDEVHDIYRAWRKVADEFPGDRSFVAEAWADTPERLAAYVRRDGLHTAFNFDFLMSSWNAKDLRAVIDDSLAMLGAVGAPATWVLSNHDVTRHPSRYGRGTVKQWVANEPYRPEGPLDLELGTRRARAAALLMLALPGGAYIYQGEELGLPEVEDLPEAVLQDPIWERSGHSDRGRDGCRVPIPWSGHSAPFGFSPEDAAAAPWLPQPAGWGGRSVAAQTGDATSMLELYRTALRLRRAHPALGDGGLTWLDAPTGVLAFRREPGFVAAVNLASTPYRLPDHTTVLLASGTVEGGLLAPDEAVWLAV comes from the coding sequence ATGTCCGGTACCGCACCGTGGTGGCGCAGCGCCGTCATCTACCAGGTCTACATCCGCAGTTTCGCCGACGGGAACGGTGACGGTGTCGGTGACATCGCCGGCCTCCGCTCCCGCCTGCCCTATCTCAAGTCCCTCGGCATCGACGCCATCTGGATCAACCCGTGGTACAAGTCACCGATGGCGGACCACGGTTACGACGTCGCCGACTACCGCGAGATCGACCCGCTGTTCGGCACCCTGGCCGAGGCCGAGCAACTCATCGAGGAGGCGCACCGGCACGGGATCCGCGTCATCCCCGACATCGTGCCCAACCACACCTCCGACCGGCACGCGTGGTTCCGGGCGGCGCTGACCGCTGGACCGGGCAGCCCCGAGCGGGAGCGCTACGTATTCCGGCCCGGCCGGGGACCCGGCGGCGCCGAACCACCCAACGACTGGGTTTCGTGCTTCGGCGGCCCGGCCTGGACCCGACTGCCCGACGGGGACTGGTATCTGCACCTGTTCGCCCCCGAGCAGCCGGACCTCAACTGGGAACACCCCGAGGTGCGGGCCGAGTTCGAGTCGGTACTGCGGTTCTGGTTCAGCCGGGGGGTGGACGGGTTCCGTATCGACGTGGCCCACGGACTCGTCAAGGACCCCGAACTGTCCGACCTGCCGCCCCGCCAGGAGCAGGCCCGGCCGGGTCCGCCCGTCTCCCGCGAACCCGCGCGGGAGCAGGCCCGGCAGCACGTCGATCACCCCCACTGGGACCGTGACGAGGTGCACGACATCTACCGCGCCTGGCGCAAGGTGGCCGACGAGTTCCCCGGTGACCGGTCCTTCGTCGCCGAGGCATGGGCCGACACCCCTGAGCGGCTCGCCGCCTACGTCCGCCGGGACGGCCTGCACACCGCCTTCAACTTCGACTTCCTGATGTCGAGTTGGAACGCGAAGGATTTGCGCGCCGTCATCGACGACTCCCTTGCCATGCTCGGCGCGGTGGGCGCACCGGCCACCTGGGTCCTGTCCAACCACGACGTCACGCGCCACCCCAGCCGTTACGGCCGTGGGACGGTCAAGCAGTGGGTCGCCAACGAGCCCTACCGGCCCGAAGGCCCCCTGGACCTCGAACTGGGTACGCGGCGCGCCCGCGCCGCCGCCCTGCTGATGCTCGCCCTGCCCGGCGGCGCCTACATCTATCAGGGCGAGGAACTCGGCCTGCCCGAGGTCGAGGACCTGCCGGAGGCGGTGCTGCAGGACCCCATCTGGGAGCGGTCCGGACACTCCGACCGCGGGCGCGACGGCTGCCGGGTACCGATCCCCTGGTCCGGCCACAGCGCCCCGTTCGGCTTCAGCCCCGAGGACGCTGCGGCCGCCCCCTGGCTGCCGCAGCCGGCGGGCTGGGGGGGGCGGAGCGTGGCGGCGCAGACCGGGGACGCGACGTCCATGCTGGAGCTGTACCGCACGGCCCTGCGCCTGCGCCGCGCACACCCCGCTCTCGGCGACGGCGGCTTGACGTGGCTGGACGCCCCGACCGGAGTCCTCGCCTTCCGGCGCGAACCGGGCTTCGTCGCCGCGGTCAACCTGGCATCCACGCCCTACCGGCTCCCCGACCACACCACGGTCCTGCTCGCCAGTGGCACCGTGGAGGGCGGCCTGCTCGCGCCCGACGAGGCAGTCTGGCTCGCCGTGTAG
- a CDS encoding carbohydrate ABC transporter permease — protein MTITAKWRSRLLYVGVAAVVAYCLAPFYWMLVSSLRRTSDIFDTSLLPSRPSLENYRAVFDPSQGFTRALLNSLIVAGITTALALLLATFTAYAMARLEFRFKRLILTLIIATSMFPVVSIVVPLLKLFTDIGWINTYQAMIVPSMSFALPLAVWNLTTFFRQMPDELEHAAMIDGCTRGQAFRKIIIPLAAPGIFTTAIITFIAAWNEFLIALSMTNKPAMQTAPVSISKFSGATQFETPFGSQMAAGVLVTVPLVVMVLLFQRRIVAGLTAGAAK, from the coding sequence ATGACCATCACGGCGAAATGGCGAAGCCGGCTGCTGTACGTGGGTGTTGCCGCGGTGGTGGCCTACTGCCTGGCCCCGTTCTACTGGATGCTGGTCTCCAGCCTGCGGCGCACCTCGGACATCTTCGACACCTCGCTGCTTCCCTCCCGGCCGTCGCTCGAGAACTACCGGGCGGTGTTCGACCCGTCCCAGGGGTTCACACGAGCGCTGCTCAACAGCCTGATCGTCGCCGGCATCACCACCGCACTGGCGCTGCTGCTGGCCACGTTCACCGCCTATGCGATGGCTCGGCTGGAGTTCCGCTTCAAGCGGCTGATCCTCACGCTGATCATCGCCACCTCGATGTTCCCGGTGGTGTCGATCGTGGTCCCGCTGCTGAAGCTGTTCACGGACATCGGCTGGATCAACACCTACCAGGCCATGATCGTGCCGAGCATGTCGTTCGCGCTCCCGCTGGCGGTGTGGAACCTGACCACGTTCTTCCGGCAGATGCCGGACGAGCTGGAGCACGCCGCCATGATCGACGGCTGTACCAGGGGCCAGGCCTTCCGCAAGATCATCATTCCGCTGGCCGCACCGGGCATCTTCACCACGGCGATCATCACCTTCATCGCCGCCTGGAACGAGTTCCTCATCGCCCTGTCGATGACGAACAAGCCCGCCATGCAGACGGCCCCCGTCTCCATCTCCAAGTTCTCCGGCGCCACCCAGTTCGAGACCCCGTTCGGCAGCCAGATGGCAGCGGGGGTCCTGGTCACCGTCCCCCTGGTGGTCATGGTGCTGCTCTTCCAGCGCCGTATCGTCGCCGGACTCACCGCCGGCGCGGCGAAGTAG